One Brevibacillus choshinensis genomic window carries:
- a CDS encoding DUF2515 family protein, whose amino-acid sequence MGFSWMFDPPLLSLAKEIKQAIAREKEMPEGVSLPAKEQKIVEHIKEQTFLRNQDNVERTRAYVEYYQKHTEIHWALLAHLVSRNAGWSMTDLRGELLPKLLSPKEQNDYFLFLERGNWLIFQDAYPQLLLYEECVRQKTNLFHLLPHFHVSVFTQALWNQFWREGDRDLLAVGLIINEQQHLEEQVMKEESYQKTVLGTLPFAIQELLALNQILFPCAGDGQPLRLVGETVSHFASVTERISLGKRLYALLFRDDFLLQAVFGWARGQAHTGSRKDFWPHLFHDVKESVPGKPYQRRVGDCLLVPGAKRLYSPTLRQAWKQVKHEMPAEREWYRDRSVLSYLRIPKEKAPAPVNRGEAYCRTLEKIELAVLARGKIFGAKEP is encoded by the coding sequence GTGGGATTCTCATGGATGTTCGATCCGCCTCTATTGTCCCTTGCCAAAGAAATCAAACAGGCCATAGCCAGGGAGAAAGAAATGCCCGAAGGAGTTTCCCTCCCTGCGAAAGAGCAAAAAATCGTGGAGCACATCAAGGAGCAGACATTTTTGCGCAATCAAGACAACGTCGAAAGAACCCGAGCGTATGTGGAATATTACCAGAAGCATACCGAGATTCACTGGGCGCTGCTTGCTCATCTGGTTTCCAGAAACGCGGGCTGGAGCATGACGGATCTTCGAGGTGAGCTTCTGCCCAAGCTGCTTTCCCCAAAAGAACAAAACGATTACTTCCTGTTTCTCGAGCGGGGAAATTGGCTGATCTTCCAGGACGCCTACCCTCAATTGCTACTGTATGAAGAATGTGTGCGTCAGAAGACCAACCTTTTTCACCTTCTGCCCCATTTTCACGTATCCGTGTTTACCCAAGCCCTCTGGAATCAGTTCTGGAGAGAGGGGGATCGCGACCTCCTGGCGGTGGGGCTGATTATCAACGAGCAGCAGCATCTGGAGGAGCAGGTCATGAAGGAGGAGTCCTACCAAAAGACCGTTCTCGGCACTTTGCCTTTTGCCATTCAGGAATTGCTGGCTCTCAATCAGATCCTGTTTCCCTGTGCTGGCGATGGGCAGCCCCTGCGACTCGTCGGGGAGACGGTCTCCCATTTTGCCTCAGTAACCGAGCGGATCTCGCTGGGAAAACGTCTGTACGCTCTCTTGTTTCGGGACGATTTCTTGCTTCAGGCAGTTTTCGGCTGGGCGCGCGGGCAGGCTCATACGGGCTCACGCAAAGACTTTTGGCCGCACCTCTTTCACGATGTCAAGGAAAGCGTGCCTGGCAAGCCTTATCAAAGAAGAGTAGGGGACTGTCTGCTCGTCCCCGGTGCCAAGCGGCTGTATTCTCCCACCCTGCGGCAGGCTTGGAAGCAGGTGAAGCACGAGATGCCTGCAGAACGGGAGTGGTATCGCGACCGAAGTGTCCTGTCCTACCTGCGGATTCCCAAGGAGAAGGCGCCGGCTCCAGTGAATAGGGGAGAAGCCTATTGCCGAACGTTGGAAAAGATTGAGCTTGCGGTCCTGGCACGCGGGAAAATCTTTGGTGCCAAAGAACCATGA
- the shc gene encoding squalene--hopene cyclase encodes MREVRSEIHRMQTALTQRQAQDGSWRFCLESGTVTDAHMIILLRTLGIHDEELVLGLVNRIANLQQANGAWKLYHDEPVGNLSATIDSYYALLYSGYLKKTDPRMDAARRFIKEKGGMTDANMMTKMTAALTGQYPWPKHFVVPVELSLLPASFPLSFYDFVGYARVHLAPMMIFADRKYVHPRSASPDLSDLFVGTAISPGVYPHRQIERFSKDAQSFLASIHDYVRSLPFLSSQLREVALRRLETYMLKRIEPDGTLYTYSTSTFFMIFALLAQGYSQQDPRILHAMQGLKSAVYPTRNGPHLQLATSAVWDTALITYALQSSGMDTSHPSLQSALNYLLGKQQTTYGDWKLRNPRATPGGWGFSDQNTMNPDIDDTTAALRAIHPAAQKEPAAQAAWKRGLNWLLSMQNDDGGWPAFEKNTNSPVIRQLPIEGSDTVSTDPSSADLTGRTLEFLGNYAGMNQSDPQVQRAISWLKRNQHADGSWYGRWGIAYLYGTWAALTGMMATGVSASDPSVQKAVNWLLKQQNPDGGWGESCKSDERLAYIPLGASTPSQTAWAVDALVAVFSEPNPAIERGIDYLLHTGTTQDWTTAYSTGGGRPGGIYFAYHSYRWIWPLLALSHYERKYGRPLP; translated from the coding sequence TTGCGTGAAGTAAGAAGTGAGATTCACCGCATGCAAACGGCCCTTACGCAAAGGCAGGCTCAGGACGGTTCGTGGCGTTTTTGTCTGGAGAGCGGAACGGTGACGGACGCTCACATGATCATCCTATTGCGTACCTTGGGGATTCATGATGAGGAATTGGTGCTTGGACTTGTGAATCGAATTGCAAATCTACAGCAGGCAAATGGAGCTTGGAAGCTGTACCATGACGAGCCAGTCGGCAACCTGTCAGCGACCATCGATTCCTACTATGCCCTGCTGTACTCCGGCTATCTGAAGAAAACGGATCCACGCATGGATGCGGCCCGAAGATTTATAAAGGAAAAGGGGGGAATGACGGACGCAAACATGATGACGAAAATGACGGCCGCCTTGACAGGACAATACCCGTGGCCCAAGCATTTCGTCGTTCCTGTCGAGCTTTCCCTGCTTCCCGCTTCCTTTCCACTCAGCTTCTATGATTTTGTCGGCTATGCGCGAGTGCATCTCGCACCGATGATGATTTTTGCCGATCGCAAGTACGTCCATCCCCGTTCTGCGTCCCCTGACTTGTCCGATTTGTTCGTCGGCACAGCGATCTCTCCCGGTGTCTATCCGCATCGACAGATCGAGCGATTCTCCAAAGATGCACAGAGCTTTCTCGCATCCATCCACGACTATGTCCGATCGCTTCCCTTTCTTTCTTCCCAGCTGCGTGAAGTAGCCTTGCGTCGATTAGAGACGTACATGCTGAAGAGGATTGAGCCAGACGGCACCTTGTACACCTATTCGACCTCCACCTTTTTCATGATCTTCGCCTTGCTGGCACAGGGCTATTCCCAGCAGGATCCTCGCATCCTCCATGCCATGCAGGGGCTGAAGTCCGCCGTGTATCCGACAAGGAATGGTCCTCACCTGCAGCTTGCTACTTCTGCCGTCTGGGATACCGCATTGATCACCTACGCCCTGCAGAGCTCGGGCATGGATACGTCACATCCCAGTCTTCAAAGCGCCCTGAACTACCTGCTCGGAAAGCAGCAAACCACCTATGGCGACTGGAAGCTACGTAATCCTCGAGCGACACCAGGAGGCTGGGGATTTTCGGATCAAAACACCATGAACCCAGACATCGATGACACGACGGCTGCTTTGCGAGCCATTCACCCTGCAGCACAAAAAGAACCAGCCGCCCAAGCTGCATGGAAACGAGGGCTGAACTGGCTGCTGTCCATGCAAAATGACGACGGCGGTTGGCCTGCCTTTGAAAAAAATACGAATTCTCCTGTCATCCGCCAGCTGCCGATCGAGGGCTCTGATACGGTCAGTACAGACCCATCGTCGGCCGACTTGACGGGGCGCACGCTGGAATTTCTCGGCAATTATGCGGGGATGAACCAGTCAGATCCTCAAGTGCAAAGAGCGATCAGCTGGCTGAAAAGAAACCAGCATGCAGATGGTTCCTGGTATGGAAGATGGGGCATCGCATACCTCTATGGCACTTGGGCTGCGCTCACCGGTATGATGGCGACCGGGGTGTCCGCTAGCGATCCAAGCGTCCAAAAAGCCGTAAACTGGCTATTGAAACAGCAAAATCCCGATGGCGGCTGGGGTGAATCTTGCAAAAGCGATGAGCGGCTAGCGTACATTCCTCTCGGTGCAAGCACCCCCTCCCAAACCGCGTGGGCTGTCGATGCACTTGTCGCTGTCTTTTCAGAGCCGAATCCTGCAATCGAGAGAGGCATCGATTACCTTCTCCACACCGGAACCACGCAGGATTGGACGACCGCCTATTCGACAGGTGGCGGGCGTCCGGGTGGCATTTATTTTGCGTACCATAGCTACCGTTGGATCTGGCCGCTCCTTGCGCTCAGCCATTATGAGAGAAAATACGGGCGCCCTCTTCCTTAA
- a CDS encoding spore germination protein: MPAIVGVININSISGVFNVGDVRKISPTSYTKTFAGGGSFNSGTTLNVKIPRSVIYVNEIKPDEWPAFVEDIRDPRTEGRDST, translated from the coding sequence ATGCCTGCCATCGTCGGAGTAATCAATATCAACAGCATCAGCGGTGTCTTCAACGTCGGGGATGTCCGAAAGATCTCGCCAACGAGCTACACCAAAACCTTTGCTGGCGGGGGGTCCTTTAATTCAGGCACCACTCTCAATGTGAAAATTCCGCGTAGCGTGATCTACGTCAATGAAATCAAGCCGGACGAATGGCCAGCCTTCGTCGAAGACATACGTGATCCGCGCACCGAGGGACGGGATTCAACTTGA
- a CDS encoding spore germination protein GerPB has translation MNFFVHQNIVIHNLKIDGLTNSSVFQIGSAGMIKPLSQLYNTGCFTEPAPPAGPLPQRERSDMFVPLVPLVEPR, from the coding sequence TTGAACTTCTTCGTACATCAAAATATCGTCATTCACAACCTCAAGATTGATGGCCTCACCAACTCATCGGTCTTTCAAATTGGGAGTGCCGGCATGATCAAGCCATTATCCCAGTTATACAATACGGGCTGTTTTACAGAGCCGGCACCACCGGCAGGACCGCTGCCCCAAAGGGAGCGATCCGATATGTTCGTTCCTCTCGTCCCCTTGGTAGAGCCCCGCTAA
- the gerPC gene encoding spore germination protein GerPC: protein MIKNEYKFDLLKVERLEGTLNIGLNPNGADAGMGEYSINQSRDERPQPDRYDSPAFKRVQKEIYDYLNHDAYHALERIEEEAGYPLDDNYRAFIMDDIKKQIDPRIHYYLKQAESEGWEPEHIDAICERTIQKVKRDINRTCETFVKNIPRGVNENGHDL from the coding sequence GTGATCAAAAATGAATATAAATTTGATTTGTTAAAAGTCGAGCGACTGGAAGGGACGCTGAATATCGGCCTAAATCCCAATGGGGCCGATGCTGGTATGGGCGAGTATTCCATCAATCAATCGAGGGATGAAAGGCCACAGCCCGATCGCTATGATTCCCCGGCCTTCAAGCGTGTGCAAAAAGAAATCTACGATTATCTCAACCACGATGCGTACCATGCTCTGGAACGAATCGAGGAGGAGGCCGGCTACCCTCTGGACGACAACTACCGTGCCTTCATCATGGATGATATCAAAAAGCAGATCGATCCGCGGATCCACTATTATCTCAAGCAAGCTGAAAGCGAAGGCTGGGAGCCGGAGCATATCGATGCCATTTGTGAGCGCACCATCCAGAAAGTAAAGCGCGACATCAACCGAACCTGCGAAACATTCGTCAAAAATATACCACGCGGGGTGAATGAGAACGGCCATGATTTATAA
- a CDS encoding spore gernimation protein — MIYKVINGDVHVGSVNIVNLASAASLFIGDCQSVILTSISETPPESYIVGVEQPAETPEPTP; from the coding sequence ATGATTTATAAAGTCATTAATGGTGATGTACATGTAGGCTCTGTGAACATTGTCAATCTTGCTTCGGCTGCATCCTTGTTTATTGGGGATTGCCAATCCGTCATTCTTACTTCCATCAGCGAGACTCCTCCCGAGTCCTATATCGTCGGTGTCGAGCAGCCAGCAGAGACACCTGAGCCTACTCCGTAA
- a CDS encoding spore germination protein GerPE translates to MCSRTSHVQCFTNLSTDASSVIEIGDSEHLDANANILAVQRDKAIFYETEFEFNDYTAFSEPLPLPEDCEPITIQTFHENPTIRVDKVNVSFVAASSVIHIGSSECVELETRVKNIRHLVRERR, encoded by the coding sequence GTGTGCAGCAGAACCAGTCACGTTCAATGCTTCACTAACCTTTCCACCGATGCTTCCTCTGTCATCGAGATCGGGGATTCGGAGCATTTGGACGCGAACGCCAACATTCTTGCCGTGCAGCGCGATAAAGCTATTTTTTATGAAACGGAATTTGAATTCAACGATTACACGGCTTTTTCTGAACCGCTTCCCCTTCCCGAAGATTGCGAACCCATCACCATTCAAACGTTTCATGAAAACCCTACGATCCGCGTAGACAAAGTGAACGTCTCCTTTGTTGCCGCTTCTTCCGTCATTCACATCGGATCGAGTGAATGCGTGGAATTGGAAACCCGCGTCAAAAATATTCGGCACCTAGTCCGAGAACGGCGCTAG
- a CDS encoding spore germination protein: protein MPSIIGAVNINSNSGTVNFGDTLNISPKSASKTFSGSGGGNTGNLVNTVNGASSTNTLDPSVVDQPILGNV from the coding sequence TTGCCTTCAATCATTGGTGCAGTCAATATCAACAGCAACTCGGGAACCGTCAATTTTGGAGACACGCTCAACATATCTCCAAAAAGCGCAAGCAAGACCTTTTCCGGCTCAGGTGGCGGCAATACGGGGAATCTCGTGAATACCGTCAACGGGGCTAGCTCTACGAATACGCTCGACCCGAGTGTTGTGGATCAACCCATTTTGGGGAATGTTTGA
- a CDS encoding Hsp20/alpha crystallin family protein has translation MKNLQETMKQLQKASESLSKLSLDHEHPWKALSQMNQILDANFWDHLTNLTTTTASHATQQAGEIIPAVSKQKKKAKEQQPMIVSRSNSNGFPAMDIFQTEHLVILCCELPGFARDSLEVTLTEQRTLELKGMIKKPDHNRSCILQERAYGAFYRLIELPVSVSAKGMKAQYEDGILELYLPRDGTPKERKTTFRAKL, from the coding sequence GTGAAAAACCTGCAGGAGACAATGAAACAACTGCAAAAGGCTTCCGAAAGCCTTTCAAAATTAAGCCTGGATCATGAGCACCCTTGGAAGGCGCTGTCCCAAATGAATCAAATCCTCGATGCCAATTTTTGGGATCACCTGACGAATCTGACGACCACTACGGCTTCGCATGCAACGCAGCAGGCTGGTGAAATCATCCCCGCTGTTTCCAAGCAGAAGAAAAAAGCGAAAGAACAGCAGCCGATGATCGTGAGCCGAAGCAATAGCAATGGATTTCCGGCGATGGATATTTTCCAGACGGAGCATTTGGTGATTCTTTGCTGTGAATTGCCAGGATTCGCCAGGGATAGTCTGGAAGTCACGTTGACGGAGCAGCGGACGCTGGAGTTGAAAGGGATGATCAAAAAGCCTGATCATAACCGCTCCTGTATTTTGCAAGAGCGAGCCTATGGGGCTTTTTACAGACTAATCGAGCTGCCGGTATCCGTAAGTGCAAAAGGGATGAAGGCGCAATACGAAGACGGAATACTGGAGCTGTATCTGCCGAGGGATGGGACACCGAAAGAGAGGAAGACCACCTTTCGGGCCAAATTGTAG
- a CDS encoding LCP family protein, with amino-acid sequence MPAKMEKPQAPSNQASKKKRRGRRSKKMLVLLASCLFLCLLAVGAGFALSEVEKTLEVVTEDPYKLPDQPKVEQPYEQKKSLSFVIVGLDTRKNIGMLNTDVLVVAVANPVTQKLTMVSLPRDTRVQIPGYPGYHKINEVFALGEEMKKAAESKGQTVTENGMTLLKKTLEHTLGVSVGHYVQLDFEGFTAVIDKLGGVQVDVDKDLVYELPQGGVYRQLRKGTQVLNGEQALGFVRHRLDRRGSAYNSSDFDRNRRQQQVIKAVAEKVASVDGIGSLTGILETVGKHIRTDLSKDQIKGLAVDFGTISSEKMVSLDNGAVWSSPYSLWPREKMEAVRTSLQAELGEANGIVQGELSDAPVVEVAQAEIKAQPKQVSKPPAQERTPTSPSKGTSVPNRPKQPDETPSQPADDPTNGQPGQDEPPVSPDMPPPDILAPPTPVESVDSGQNGM; translated from the coding sequence ATGCCCGCAAAAATGGAAAAACCACAAGCTCCTTCAAACCAGGCGAGCAAAAAAAAGCGGCGTGGACGTCGAAGCAAAAAAATGCTTGTGCTGCTTGCCAGTTGCTTGTTTCTTTGTCTGCTGGCGGTGGGAGCAGGCTTTGCCCTGAGTGAAGTGGAAAAGACGTTGGAGGTCGTAACGGAAGATCCGTACAAGCTCCCCGATCAGCCGAAAGTCGAACAGCCTTATGAGCAAAAGAAGTCCCTTTCCTTTGTCATCGTGGGATTGGATACGCGAAAAAATATAGGAATGTTGAATACAGATGTACTGGTTGTTGCCGTTGCGAATCCGGTGACGCAAAAGCTGACGATGGTATCCTTGCCTCGTGATACCCGGGTGCAAATTCCAGGATACCCGGGCTATCACAAAATCAATGAGGTCTTTGCCTTGGGTGAGGAAATGAAGAAAGCAGCAGAGAGCAAGGGGCAGACAGTAACGGAAAACGGAATGACCTTGTTGAAAAAAACGCTGGAGCATACGTTGGGCGTATCGGTCGGGCATTACGTCCAGCTCGACTTCGAGGGCTTTACCGCGGTCATCGATAAGCTGGGAGGAGTACAGGTAGACGTCGATAAGGATTTGGTCTACGAGCTGCCGCAGGGAGGTGTCTACCGCCAGTTAAGAAAAGGGACACAGGTGCTGAACGGGGAGCAAGCGCTGGGATTCGTGCGTCACCGCCTGGACAGACGGGGATCGGCATACAATTCCAGTGACTTTGACCGGAATAGACGACAACAGCAGGTGATCAAGGCTGTCGCAGAAAAAGTCGCCTCTGTCGACGGCATAGGCAGTTTGACCGGCATTTTGGAAACCGTAGGCAAGCATATCCGGACCGATTTATCCAAAGACCAAATCAAGGGCTTGGCGGTGGACTTCGGTACGATTTCCTCTGAAAAGATGGTATCGCTCGATAATGGAGCGGTCTGGAGCTCGCCTTACTCTCTGTGGCCGAGAGAGAAGATGGAAGCGGTCCGCACGAGTTTACAGGCAGAGCTGGGAGAGGCTAATGGGATCGTTCAGGGAGAACTCAGCGATGCGCCTGTCGTGGAAGTCGCACAGGCAGAAATCAAGGCGCAGCCCAAGCAAGTATCCAAGCCACCGGCCCAGGAGCGTACGCCTACGTCCCCTTCAAAAGGGACATCCGTTCCCAACCGGCCAAAGCAGCCGGATGAGACGCCTTCCCAGCCCGCTGACGATCCCACCAATGGACAGCCTGGTCAGGACGAGCCACCTGTTTCTCCAGACATGCCTCCTCCTGATATCCTCGCTCCACCAACTCCGGTGGAGAGTGTTGACTCTGGACAGAACGGCATGTAG
- a CDS encoding NAD(P)/FAD-dependent oxidoreductase produces MEHVQVLIAGGGIGGLSAAIWCHRLGLSCLLVEKADQLGGQLLQIGNEIVDLPPRVYPHGSELLEELKRHPALQTLDPRLEEAVISIDPLSHIVTTTTNRYHADFVILATGVSPNLIPALAGCSRVLTTAFSTTANAASVAGQDIAVIGGGDRALESAANLSKYANHVDILVRRDHLRARSQWSEKLEKLSNLRILWETEIASYEPREERVLLTLHTKRAGQPSEITVDWILPRIGVHGNSDSFPALRTFGDGYLHTDEYQRTSPSWIYALGDVSNGASYASLSLAVGQAMKAVKHISQQIHQP; encoded by the coding sequence GTGGAACACGTACAGGTGCTGATTGCGGGTGGCGGCATCGGGGGGTTGTCCGCGGCAATTTGGTGCCATCGATTGGGATTATCCTGCCTGCTCGTGGAAAAAGCAGATCAGCTTGGGGGACAATTGCTGCAAATCGGCAATGAAATAGTGGACCTTCCTCCCCGTGTTTATCCCCACGGGAGTGAACTTTTGGAGGAGCTGAAGCGGCATCCAGCCCTCCAAACGCTTGATCCGCGATTAGAAGAAGCCGTCATTTCCATTGATCCTCTCTCGCATATCGTCACCACAACCACGAACCGCTATCATGCCGATTTTGTAATCCTGGCGACGGGAGTGAGCCCGAATCTCATCCCCGCTCTTGCAGGGTGCTCGCGCGTTTTGACCACGGCGTTTTCCACGACGGCCAACGCAGCTTCCGTAGCTGGCCAGGATATCGCTGTCATCGGCGGAGGCGACCGCGCCCTGGAAAGTGCCGCCAATCTGAGCAAATATGCCAACCACGTCGACATCCTCGTTCGCCGTGATCATCTGCGTGCTCGCTCACAATGGTCGGAAAAGCTGGAAAAGCTGTCCAACCTTCGCATCCTCTGGGAAACGGAAATTGCTTCCTACGAACCGCGAGAGGAGCGAGTCCTCCTCACCCTGCACACCAAACGCGCCGGACAGCCGTCGGAGATCACCGTGGATTGGATTTTGCCGCGAATCGGCGTCCATGGGAACAGTGATTCCTTCCCTGCACTCCGAACTTTTGGAGACGGCTATTTACATACGGATGAATACCAAAGAACCAGTCCTAGCTGGATCTACGCACTCGGGGACGTCAGCAATGGCGCTTCCTATGCCAGCTTGTCGCTCGCAGTCGGTCAAGCAATGAAAGCCGTCAAGCATATCTCACAGCAGATTCACCAACCATAA
- a CDS encoding NUDIX domain-containing protein, with the protein MHAFQDDFGLPVELTFDPLEYEQHEARHVLIFPFWQGKLLFTRHRTRGIELPGGKIEAGETSLAAAVREVYEETGSVLEGIERIGQYRIDHSMVKDIYVARVQHYADIPSGSDVAETILYDKPPTDVKGNPAFSRLLYDDVYPLALVRASAHRFSKE; encoded by the coding sequence ATGCACGCGTTTCAAGATGACTTTGGCTTGCCTGTCGAGCTGACTTTCGACCCACTCGAATATGAACAGCATGAGGCTCGCCACGTTCTCATCTTTCCCTTTTGGCAAGGCAAGCTTTTGTTTACCCGACATCGAACGCGGGGGATTGAGCTTCCCGGCGGAAAAATAGAAGCCGGAGAAACCAGCCTGGCTGCTGCCGTCCGCGAAGTGTACGAAGAGACAGGATCGGTTCTGGAAGGGATCGAGCGAATTGGTCAGTACAGGATCGATCACTCCATGGTAAAAGACATTTATGTCGCCCGTGTCCAGCACTATGCCGACATTCCATCTGGCAGCGATGTGGCAGAGACCATCCTCTACGACAAGCCCCCAACGGATGTGAAAGGCAATCCAGCGTTTAGCCGCCTGCTCTATGATGATGTCTACCCGCTGGCGCTTGTCCGCGCATCTGCCCATCGATTCTCAAAAGAATAA